From a single Brettanomyces bruxellensis chromosome 5, complete sequence genomic region:
- a CDS encoding uncharacterized protein (BUSCO:EOG092646C6), protein MKTNAFVRKLASNDRRTRERAFKVLKQYLSSESHAESLNKLELEKLWKGLFYTMWFSDRPLPQKRLATKMSQLFSQCMPEEKFPAFVSAFWYIMSQEWSKVDKWRVDKYLLLMRYVVKECFEMLKQSKFEEKLLCRYLSALENGILSGDVKYAGVIVFHIVDVWLDEIEEVLFEDLEDSDEDTVKDTNEEEVRQKKREIIAKAPIDKLLEPMVNLYNKAPQKGLKKRIVENVFEEERLEEWGIDGSKYIGEKDESEKKLNEEDEEWHGF, encoded by the coding sequence ATGAAGACTAACGCTTTTGTTCGGAAGTTAGCATCCAATGATAGGAGAACCCGTGAAAGGGCTTTTAAAGTCTTGAAGCAGTATCTTTCATCAGAATCGCATGCCGAAAGCTTAAATAAGTTAGAACTGGAGAAGCTATGGAAGGGGTTATTTTACACGATGTGGTTTAGTGATAGGCCACTACCACAGAAACGTTTGGCTACAAAGATGTCTCAATTGTTCTCTCAATGTATGCCTGAAGAGAAGTTTCCGGCATTTGTCTCTGCATTTTGGTATATCATGTCACAAGAATGGTCTAAAGTTGATAAATGGAGAGTGGACAAGTacttgttgttgatgaggTATGTGGTAAAAGAATGCTTTGAAATGCTAAAGCAGTCCAAATTTGAGGAAAAACTTCTGTGCAGATATTTATCTGCATTGGAGAACGGTATTCTAAGCGGTGATGTGAAATATGCCGGTGTTATTGTTTTCCATATCGTCGATGTGTGGCTTGACGAAATCGAAGAAGTTTTATTTGAGGATCTAGAGGATAGTGATGAAGACACAGTGAAAGATACCAACGAAGAGGAAGTGcgacagaaaaaaagagaaatcaTAGCCAAAGCGCCAATTGACAAGCTTCTAGAACCAATGGTTAATCTATATAATAAAGCTCCTCAAAAGGGACTTAAGAAAAGAATCGTTGAGAATgtctttgaagaagaaagactTGAAGAGTGGGGAATTGATGGTTCTAAATACATTGGAGAGAAGGATGAAAGcgagaaaaaattaaatgagGAAGACGAAGAATGGCACGGATTTTAA
- a CDS encoding uncharacterized protein (BUSCO:EOG09262NNS) — protein MPQKNFRDAKEHEIKYDASGNRINDYVPAYITKRPWYYNSEALKDNSNSRKRNLIEELEKETTKERFKHQRIDPDAEILPNNLPKKGKGIVDHVETAKTLEDQSGVSKEKEMTGGSIEKNRNQPFRSHIQSSGKVICKNCGSRRHRTRDCLEKPKKIRFKFRTHSNGGQTNADGFLVRMDTNNYDEKRDRWHGYDPSKDYSGQLEQMEQKAKTLEDKYKSDLENQEDHKTNTFEEDEIEEMLDLGLVDDVEELRRKNSDDKGSSTLLMQHNPLALDNGARVPVRSLDDKPQYLKVIKTGEELRFNPKSRVYKDLKKGYLNGRGQFVPYLNGEAAQFEKMKTFTHGVQKNREEKWENGEIESVTDLHFAAEASPTAVMLAAKKKEEEVSEMREKRRKELLLKYGALD, from the coding sequence ATGCCACAAAAGAACTTCAGGGATGCAAAGGAACACGAAATCAAGTACGATGCAAGTGGCAATAGGATAAATGATTATGTGCCCGCATACATTACCAAAAGGCCATGGTATTATAATTCCGAAGCGCTGAAAGATAATTCAAATTCTCGAAAGAGAAATCTCATTGAAGAACTTGAGAAGGAAACAACAAAGGAAAGATTCAAACACCAAAGGATTGACCCTGACGCGGAAATTTTACCGAATAATTTAccaaagaaaggaaaaggtATCGTGGATCATGTTGAAACTGCTAAAACTTTGGAGGACCAATCAGGTGTCTccaaagagaaagagatgaCCGGTGGatcaattgaaaaaaatagaaatcaACCATTTAGGTCACACATACAGTCAAGCGGTAAAGTCATATGTAAAAATTGTGGTAGTAGAAGGCATCGCACAAGAGATTGCCTCGAGAAGCCAAAAAAGATCAGATTTAAATTTCGAACGCATAGTAATGGAGGACAAACAAATGCTGATGGATTTCTGGTTAGAATGGATACCAATAActatgatgaaaaaagagatagGTGGCATGGATACGATCCGAGTAAAGATTACAGCGGGCAATTGGAACAAATGGAGCAGAAAGCCAAAACACTCGAggataaatataaaagtGATTTGGAAAATCAGGAGGATCATAAAACAAATACGTTTGAAGAGGATGAGATCGAGGAAATGTTAGACTTGGGTCTAGtggatgatgttgaagagctcagaagaaagaatagtGATGATAAAGGTTCGTCAACATTGTTGATGCAGCATAACCCTCTAGCTCTCGATAATGGTGCCAGAGTTCCTGTGAGATCTTTGGATGATAAGCCTCAATACTTAAAGGTGATAAAAACTGGTGAGGAATTGCGTTTCAATCCGAAATCAAGGGTGTACAAGGACTTGAAAAAGGGCTATTTAAATGGACGTGGTCAGTTTGTGCCTTATCTGAATGGTGAAGCGGCACAATttgagaaaatgaaaacgtTTACACATGGAGTACAGAAGaacagagaagaaaagtgggaaaatggtgaaatTGAATCGGTCACAGATCTACATTTTGCTGCAGAAGCTTCTCCAACTGCTGTAATGCTTgcagcaaaaaagaaagaagaagaggtaAGTGAAATGCGTGAAAAGAGGAGAAAGGAATTACTTTTGAAATACGGTGCTCTTGATTAA